One segment of Coffea arabica cultivar ET-39 chromosome 7c, Coffea Arabica ET-39 HiFi, whole genome shotgun sequence DNA contains the following:
- the LOC140010599 gene encoding uncharacterized protein: MGKTLMSIIFSKIPLHPIMDEASMAKTETIEAVQCLLTDIMESDVPFGGITIIFESDFCQTLSVIEQLSEVGKDVEPVDEHGQMSLPPHIVISYHNKEESLERLFGIVFLDLNLYSCNPYRMINRCVLCPKNNSVDEINRMMIAKFPKNLHSFRSCDRTVDKGNQTDYEDFVNSFNPKGPPPHELLHQESCPIMLLRNVNPTDGLCSGTREPVFSHGQLYVALSRVRNSSVVNALIAPGTSDDIKVDCKTRNVVFHDKLCLTNT, translated from the exons ATGGGAAAAACCTTGATGTCTATCATTTTCTCGAAGATTCCTTTACATCCCATTATG GATGAGGCTTCAATGGCAAAAACGGAAACAATAGAGGCAGTTCAATGTCTTCTTACCGATATAATGGAATCTGATGTACCCTTTGGAGGAATAACTATTATTTTTGAAAGTGATTTTTGCCAAACCCTGTCAGTTATTGAACAGCTTAGCGA AGTAGGAAAAGATGTTGAACCTGTTGATGAACATGGTCAGATGTCCCTTCCACCTCATATAGTTATTTCTTATCATAACAAAGAAGAGTCGCTTGAGAG GTTATTTGGGATCGTCTTTCTTGATTTAAATCTGTACTCTTGTAATCCTTATCGAATGATAAATAGATGTGTACTTTGTCCAAAAAATAATTCAGTGGATGAAATTAATAGGATGATGATTGCAAAATTTCCGAAAAATCTTCACAGTTTTAGAAGTTGTGATAGAACTGTTGATAAGGGAAATCAGACAGATTATGAGGACTTTGTAAATTCTTTTAACCCAAAAGGTCCGCCTCCTCATGAACTTTTACACCAAGAAAGCTGTCCTATAATGCTTCTAAGAAATGTGAATCCAACTGATGGTCTTTGCAGTGGCACACG TGAACCTGTCTTTTCTCACGGCCAGCTTTATGTTGCTCTCTCTAGAGTTAGGAATTCTTCCGTAGTTAATGCTTTAATTGCTCCGGGTACTTCTGATGACATCAAGGTTGATTGTAAAACAAGAAATGTCGTCTTTCATGATAAATTGTGCTTGACTAACACATGA